CCCCAGAAAAGCTCAATTTGTCCATTAGAACCCTGCTCAAACACATGTATGTATATTAGCATTAGAAGGGATTAATCAGTAATAATTAACATCACCATGTACATACATTAAttcctatttaatatatctAAAATTGTACATGTAGAGAGATTCAGAAAGTGCCTTACCGAAGCAGTAAAAACTGTTCCATCCTTATTGTCATATATCACAAATCCAAAACTGCCTTCAAGTTCTTTGAGGACCTGGTCAGCTGGGTATGGACCCCTGTCACGAAGTGTCCTATAGGCTTCTATGATAAACATAGCATCATTGGTTCCCTTTGATAGACCATACTGCTTTATGAGCTTGCTTAGGTTGTTTAGGCTCCCAAGGAAAATGCAGTGTATGTTATCCAAAACACAAAACCTGTGTGTGTGAGACATCTTTTGTATGAGAATGAGAAACAGAACTTAATGCACATTcatttctcaaatttttaatcaaatcaaatattcaaatCTCATTGTTACGAGTTGTTGGGAAATTTAAACACAAAGTGTCCATTTGTTACACTTTTTAaatcacttatttttaaaaattaatcattttaaaggttttttatgtgtttgtttTAGCTTTTcagaataataaaaacaaaaaaatataaaatttcactAGATCGATACTATCTTGAATATCATTAATATTGAAaagctatttttttatcattaatattgaaaagctattttttttatcttctgtaAAAAATTATGGACATTCTTTAACCCATTAGGTAAGTGATTAATCTGACTCGTAACGTGTGATTATTGTAGTCTATTATTATGAGTTATCatgaaatttaaatacaaaattctcataaaatcagttatttctatttaaaaaaaaaagtgatttttatgatcataaacaaacataaattaacttttattaaaatctctaaaaagttattattttacctcaaaatcactttttttaaaagaaaggtAGGGGCACATACCCGTTATGAATGGAGGGCTTGTTTGAAGGGGAATAAGCTAGCAAAGCATCATTTCCAAAGCTCATGGAGAAAGCATTGGAGGGGTTGTAGGATTGGAATTCCTGAAGGATTTCATTTGGAAGTTTAGACCTTTTTGATGAATTCAAAGAAGCAGGGCTGTTTAGCTCTTCTGGTGGATTGACCAAATTATCCTTGAAAATTGCCAACATGTTTGCCTCTTCCTTTGGCTTTGTATTGTTCCCTTCCAATGTCAGCACTACTTTCCTTTTCTTCCCTTCTCCAAGGAGTGTATAGGCTTtctcaaagaaatgaacaagtATCAATAGAGCAATTAACTGCTGAAAAAACATCAAATCTCTGAGCTATTGAACAATGAGCAACCATCATGCACATGAACAATTAATGCAAACTCAAAAAGGAAAGTGAGAAAAAGTTTACCAAAATCAGTAATAATCCAAATAGATTCAGATAGAGAATGAGATTCAGTGATTGCCTTTGAAAACGGACAGTGATAATAGGTAGAATGATTCATTCATAGCATGTGGCTAAATATATATAGAGACTGGAAGGTAGAGAGAGAGCAAGAGATTGGGTCATGCTGGCAGTTTTATCCAACTTAACAAGTAGGTAAGCAGAAGATTAAAATAGTAATACATTATTATTAGATAGATATAACCAACAACTATtgcttataaatagaaaatatatgatatgtttgatatcaattttaaatattacttttCATACTCATCTGTTTTAAACTGTGCTATATCAAAGGCATACATATGGATCCAAAACGCAAATATATTTGTTATACATTAATTGCTTGCATATATGTTTATATTCTTAAATCTCAATCCATTTCGAAGTATATGTATAactaaaattagattttttttt
This region of Glycine max cultivar Williams 82 chromosome 7, Glycine_max_v4.0, whole genome shotgun sequence genomic DNA includes:
- the LOC100776430 gene encoding uncharacterized protein isoform X1 translates to MNHSTYYHCPFSKAITESHSLSESIWIITDFAYTLLGEGKKRKVVLTLEGNNTKPKEEANMLAIFKDNLVNPPEELNSPASLNSSKRSKLPNEILQEFQSYNPSNAFSMSFGNDALLAYSPSNKPSIHNGFCVLDNIHCIFLGSLNNLSKLIKQYGLSKGTNDAMFIIEAYRTLRDRGPYPADQVLKELEGSFGFVIYDNKDGTVFTASGSNGQIELFWGVAADGSVVISENLELIKASCAKSFAPFPAGCMLHSGHGLMSYEHPTRKMKPMPRTDSEGFMCGANFLVDSQSRKSMMPRVGSEANWAPWGGSQA
- the LOC100776430 gene encoding stem-specific protein TSJT1 isoform X2, with product MLAIFKDNLVNPPEELNSPASLNSSKRSKLPNEILQEFQSYNPSNAFSMSFGNDALLAYSPSNKPSIHNGFCVLDNIHCIFLGSLNNLSKLIKQYGLSKGTNDAMFIIEAYRTLRDRGPYPADQVLKELEGSFGFVIYDNKDGTVFTASGSNGQIELFWGVAADGSVVISENLELIKASCAKSFAPFPAGCMLHSGHGLMSYEHPTRKMKPMPRTDSEGFMCGANFLVDSQSRKSMMPRVGSEANWAPWGGSQA
- the LOC100776430 gene encoding uncharacterized protein isoform X3, with product MNHSTYYHCPFSKAITESHSLFQQLIALLILVHFFEKAYTLLGEGKKRKVVLTLEGNNTKPKEEANMLAIFKDNLVNPPEELNSPASLNSSKRSKLPNEILQEFQSYNPSNAFSMSFGNDALLAYSPSNKPSIHNGFCVLDNIHCIFLGSLNNLSKLIKQYGLSKGTNDAMFIIEAYRTLRDRGPYPADQVLKELEGSFGFVIYDNKDGTVFTASGSNGQIELFWGVAADGSVVISENLELIKASCAKSFAPFPAGCMLHSGHGLMSYEHPTRKMKPMPRTDSEGFMCGANFLVDSQSRKSMMPRVGSEANWAPWGGSQA